A part of Paenibacillus donghaensis genomic DNA contains:
- a CDS encoding ABC transporter permease produces MSTDQTQLSSGPGSPSAGPRGTDPIPAHDPQIPVNDSKRPPGSSGPWRLLWKKFSRNPYAMTGLVVLLIFIGLAIFAPLITKHDPAAIDLMAANLKPGSAGHPLGTDELGGDILSRLLYSARISLLIGFTVALASVVIGSVVGAISGYFGGWVDTIFMRIVDVMNSVPTLFLNILMMAIFGSQIKYMILIMAITSWMSIARLVRGNFLQLREMQYVEAARAIGVSSWGIIFRHLLRNASFPIIVNATLMVGGAILSESALSYLGLGIQAPATSWGLMLSNAQQFMLVDPKQALYPGLCILLVVLAVNFIGDGIRDALDPRQQVTKSRRRLDQWRKNYSKSGN; encoded by the coding sequence ATGAGTACCGATCAAACACAACTCTCTTCTGGGCCAGGCTCCCCATCGGCCGGACCGCGGGGAACCGATCCTATACCTGCCCATGATCCGCAGATCCCGGTCAATGATTCTAAGCGCCCTCCGGGTTCGTCGGGTCCGTGGCGGCTGCTGTGGAAGAAGTTCTCACGTAATCCTTATGCCATGACAGGACTTGTAGTGCTGCTCATTTTCATAGGACTTGCCATATTTGCTCCACTCATTACTAAACATGATCCAGCTGCGATTGATCTGATGGCAGCTAATTTGAAGCCAGGTTCAGCCGGGCACCCGCTGGGTACCGATGAGCTGGGTGGGGATATTCTCAGCCGCTTGCTGTACAGTGCCCGGATTTCGCTGCTGATCGGATTCACGGTCGCTTTGGCTTCGGTAGTGATTGGATCGGTTGTTGGAGCGATTTCCGGCTACTTCGGCGGATGGGTCGATACCATCTTTATGCGTATTGTTGATGTGATGAATTCAGTGCCTACACTGTTCCTTAATATTCTGATGATGGCTATTTTTGGTTCACAGATCAAATACATGATTCTTATTATGGCGATTACCAGTTGGATGAGTATCGCCCGGCTGGTGCGGGGGAACTTCCTGCAGCTGCGGGAGATGCAGTATGTGGAGGCAGCCCGTGCAATTGGAGTGTCCAGTTGGGGCATTATCTTCCGCCATCTGCTGCGCAATGCCAGCTTTCCGATTATCGTCAATGCAACCCTGATGGTCGGTGGGGCGATTCTCAGTGAATCGGCACTGTCCTATCTCGGTCTTGGCATCCAGGCTCCGGCCACGAGCTGGGGGCTGATGCTCAGTAACGCCCAGCAATTCATGCTGGTAGATCCTAAACAGGCCTTGTATCCTGGCCTATGCATCCTGCTCGTCGTGCTGGCGGTTAACTTTATCGGCGACGGCATCCGCGATGCGCTTGATCCCAGACAGCAAGTCACCAAATCCCGGAGGAGGCTGGACCAATGGCGCAAAAACTACTCGAAGTCCGGAAACTAA
- a CDS encoding helix-turn-helix domain-containing protein yields the protein MRLIQSEQETDGELAKTLRCYINHNHNQKATTRELHIHRSTLIYRMNKIEQQINLKAEDFHEKARSNSVRCISAHYECSRNLLGGRKH from the coding sequence ATGCGGCTGATCCAGAGTGAGCAGGAAACCGACGGGGAATTGGCGAAGACACTTAGATGCTACATCAACCATAATCATAATCAGAAGGCCACCACCCGCGAGCTTCATATCCACCGCAGCACTCTGATTTACCGGATGAATAAGATAGAACAGCAAATAAATTTGAAGGCGGAGGATTTCCATGAAAAAGCAAGATCAAATTCTGTCCGCTGTATTTCTGCTCATTATGAGTGCAGCCGGAATCTACTGGGCGGTCGCAAACACTAG
- a CDS encoding ABC transporter ATP-binding protein, which yields MAQKLLEVRKLTTGFVTEKGLLKATDRISIAVDKGQTVCLVGESGSGKSVTSLAIMRLIDYAGGMILEGEIDFHGEDLAAKNQEQMREIRGNRIAMIFQDPMSSLNPVFTVGEQIAESLQLHQNKSAAEAMKSAVELLKLVGIPAPEIRAKQYPHELSGGMCQRVVIAIALACNPELLIADEPTTALDVTVQAQILDLLRKLQAELGMSILLITHDMGVAAEIADRIAVMYAGAIVEEGTVEEIFDHPSHPYTVGLLQSIPGFEGGRGGELYTIKGTIPPIGQLPSGCRFHPRCPQAMEVCRQQEPPDFMISSDHRTACWLFEDRPADADKKDGVRQA from the coding sequence ATGGCGCAAAAACTACTCGAAGTCCGGAAACTAACCACTGGCTTTGTGACAGAGAAGGGGCTGCTTAAAGCCACTGACCGCATCTCGATTGCAGTAGATAAAGGACAGACCGTGTGTCTGGTAGGAGAGTCCGGCAGCGGCAAAAGTGTAACCTCGCTTGCGATTATGCGCCTGATTGATTATGCAGGCGGCATGATCCTGGAAGGCGAAATTGATTTCCATGGGGAGGATCTGGCCGCCAAGAATCAGGAGCAGATGCGTGAGATCCGCGGCAACCGGATCGCGATGATCTTTCAGGACCCGATGTCCTCGCTTAATCCGGTCTTTACCGTTGGGGAGCAGATTGCCGAGAGCCTGCAGCTGCATCAGAATAAAAGTGCTGCCGAAGCAATGAAATCGGCCGTGGAGCTGCTGAAGCTGGTGGGTATTCCGGCCCCGGAGATCCGCGCCAAGCAATATCCGCATGAGCTGTCCGGCGGGATGTGCCAGCGTGTGGTCATTGCGATTGCCCTGGCTTGTAATCCCGAGCTGCTGATTGCCGATGAGCCTACAACCGCGCTTGATGTTACCGTACAGGCGCAGATTCTCGATCTGCTGCGCAAGCTGCAGGCCGAGCTGGGTATGTCCATCCTGCTGATTACTCATGACATGGGCGTAGCGGCAGAGATTGCGGACCGCATTGCCGTGATGTATGCCGGAGCTATCGTGGAAGAAGGAACGGTTGAGGAGATCTTCGACCATCCGAGCCATCCGTACACGGTAGGGCTGCTGCAGTCGATCCCGGGCTTCGAAGGAGGCCGGGGCGGGGAATTGTATACGATCAAAGGAACAATTCCGCCGATTGGCCAGCTGCCGTCCGGCTGCCGGTTCCATCCCCGTTGTCCACAGGCGATGGAGGTCTGCCGGCAGCAGGAGCCGCCGGATTTCATGATCTCTAGTGATCATCGCACCGCCTGCTGGCTGTTCGAGGACAGACCCGCTGACGCTGATAAGAAGGACGGGGTGAGACAAGCATGA
- a CDS encoding GNAT family N-acetyltransferase, giving the protein MELQLVRDNEEAGKHYIRGRISEYNWAHFPEKLQGRYQETNLYLKQTDGQISGGLLSEICWNWMEIHYLYVDEPLRHGGYGSRLIYTHYYLKKDLQACP; this is encoded by the coding sequence ATGGAGCTGCAGCTGGTAAGAGACAACGAGGAAGCTGGCAAACATTATATCAGAGGCAGAATAAGCGAGTATAACTGGGCGCATTTCCCGGAGAAGCTGCAGGGTAGATATCAGGAGACGAACCTCTATTTAAAGCAGACTGATGGTCAGATTAGCGGGGGATTGCTGAGTGAAATCTGCTGGAACTGGATGGAGATTCACTATCTGTATGTGGATGAGCCGCTGCGCCATGGCGGATACGGAAGCAGGCTGATATATACCCATTACTATTTAAAAAAAGATCTGCAGGCGTGCCCCTGA
- a CDS encoding sensor histidine kinase encodes MERFLFSKKYIPFTYKMMIPYLILVLLTDILVGYIAYTMLVQSRTEMAETNVRTALKQTRNNIEYQTDEIKRMTNSLFLNTTFQNALQFSGEPLENMLKMRDDIVPYMKAPLQLYGNKLRLAIYTINETMFEITGDDMAVPIDRSDYYVLPYRDIENIEWFKSILKYNQDSLWLQADTDRELDNISYVRKLVSSNAASAIIGYIRVTARIDELFGNFNTFPIEQGIDLRLVDRTQGLTIYEQGVVDEHAEQGSYLIISEDIPIPGYAIEARVPHTYLNKDASRMRKVIGAVCSISFLVMAVIGFLVARISGKKIKRIVYLVRSFQEGNFHKRIGFAGNDEFVYIANSFNQMATSIQELIRNVYVQGIEKKQAELDVLQAQISPHFLYNTLSTIGSLANLGEVEKVTKMVQELSKFYRLTLNGGQVYISIEDELEQVRMYLEIQRVKYADTFEVYYDIDPEILQIPIIKLILQPFVENIFKHAWFGETIAIRITGKRLGDRVELKVIDNGIGMRADTLRKMRTSSFQSDGYGLRNVEERIKLRYGNDFGIQIGSYYGAGTTVQIILPVDNAEIREVMGE; translated from the coding sequence ATGGAGAGGTTCTTGTTCAGTAAAAAGTATATTCCGTTCACATACAAGATGATGATTCCGTATCTCATTCTTGTATTGTTGACAGACATACTGGTTGGTTATATAGCTTATACGATGCTTGTTCAGTCCAGAACCGAGATGGCGGAAACGAATGTCCGGACAGCTTTGAAGCAGACAAGGAACAACATCGAATACCAGACGGATGAAATCAAACGAATGACCAATTCGCTGTTTCTCAATACGACCTTTCAGAATGCGCTTCAGTTTAGTGGGGAGCCTCTGGAGAATATGCTCAAAATGAGAGACGATATCGTTCCCTACATGAAGGCTCCTCTGCAATTGTATGGAAATAAGCTGAGACTGGCGATCTATACCATCAATGAGACGATGTTTGAAATTACCGGCGATGATATGGCAGTGCCCATCGATAGAAGCGATTATTATGTTCTTCCTTATCGGGATATAGAAAATATTGAATGGTTTAAGTCAATCCTCAAGTATAACCAGGACAGCCTATGGCTCCAAGCGGATACCGATCGTGAACTGGACAACATTTCGTATGTGCGCAAGCTCGTTTCTTCAAACGCAGCTTCGGCCATTATCGGTTATATTCGCGTAACGGCGAGAATTGACGAGCTTTTTGGCAATTTCAATACTTTTCCGATTGAACAGGGGATAGATCTTCGTTTGGTTGATAGGACTCAAGGGCTGACTATATATGAACAGGGTGTAGTGGATGAACATGCGGAGCAAGGCTCTTACTTGATCATTAGCGAAGATATTCCGATACCGGGCTATGCCATCGAGGCACGGGTACCGCACACGTATTTGAACAAAGACGCGAGCAGAATGCGGAAGGTGATTGGCGCCGTTTGTTCCATCAGCTTTTTGGTTATGGCTGTTATCGGCTTTCTGGTTGCCCGCATATCCGGCAAGAAAATTAAACGGATCGTATATTTGGTCCGGTCGTTTCAGGAAGGGAATTTTCACAAGAGAATTGGGTTTGCGGGGAACGATGAATTTGTCTACATTGCTAATAGCTTTAATCAAATGGCTACGAGCATCCAGGAACTGATCCGGAACGTCTACGTGCAAGGCATTGAGAAAAAGCAAGCGGAGCTGGATGTGCTGCAAGCCCAAATCAGTCCGCATTTCTTGTATAACACGCTGTCGACCATTGGAAGTTTGGCTAATTTAGGGGAAGTCGAGAAGGTTACGAAGATGGTACAAGAGCTATCCAAATTCTATCGGCTCACGTTGAACGGAGGACAGGTTTATATCTCTATTGAAGATGAGTTGGAGCAGGTGAGGATGTATCTGGAAATCCAGAGAGTGAAATATGCGGATACCTTTGAAGTTTATTATGATATAGATCCGGAAATTTTACAGATACCCATCATTAAGCTGATTTTGCAGCCGTTTGTGGAGAATATATTCAAGCACGCCTGGTTCGGGGAGACGATTGCGATCCGTATTACTGGAAAGCGGCTTGGCGACCGCGTTGAACTTAAGGTCATTGACAATGGGATCGGTATGCGGGCAGATACACTTAGAAAAATGCGGACGAGCTCGTTCCAGTCCGACGGCTATGGTCTGAGAAACGTAGAAGAACGAATCAAACTGAGATACGGCAATGATTTCGGTATTCAGATCGGCAGCTATTATGGAGCGGGAACGACAGTTCAAATTATCTTGCCGGTTGATAATGCGGAAATTCGGGAAGTTATGGGAGAGTAG
- a CDS encoding VOC family protein, whose protein sequence is MLVPQLYLNGACSEAIELYKKAFKSEIDSIMYDSEKEPGKFVIHAEMHILGTRLMLSDSGGTNESSVDSTMEIVAVFENKEVLREAYQVINDGSETIIPMGPIFFSDCLVSFVDKFGVRWCFMV, encoded by the coding sequence ATGTTAGTACCACAACTATATTTGAATGGTGCTTGTTCTGAAGCTATCGAACTTTATAAAAAGGCATTTAAGTCTGAGATAGATTCAATTATGTACGACTCTGAGAAAGAACCTGGAAAATTTGTTATTCATGCCGAAATGCACATTCTTGGAACAAGGTTAATGCTTAGTGATTCTGGTGGAACTAATGAGTCATCCGTAGATTCCACTATGGAAATTGTCGCCGTATTTGAAAATAAAGAAGTTTTAAGAGAGGCATACCAAGTAATAAATGATGGCAGCGAAACAATTATCCCAATGGGTCCAATATTCTTCAGTGATTGTTTAGTCTCATTTGTTGATAAGTTTGGCGTTCGATGGTGTTTCATGGTATAA
- a CDS encoding alpha/beta fold hydrolase has protein sequence MWSRGKAGDRIKGLPIATDSVENTFEAAADQSGDLIKLTGSIALAGMLAFQLEFVINKLVKRWKMESDIINLSTKLRNNRKVSYKIFGNENENTIVYFHGFGSSASTFPPDVDIFNKYHIRFIAMNRSGYGESELSRKCSLEDVADDTDELLASLGVKNVAVLGYSAGGLYGQIFADKYPNKVSSLNLVSSAIPLSRKTSKYLPNNWNIIRILNSHMPVLSKMFFQRFSKKLNGNLQATLQESIDQMVDADRKIALDPIMGEIITKGALEAYHNQGIAVYYDAVALCGIYPEFAPYSTKVNIWQGGKDKVWTPATSQYLRSKYVNCTYTTFNEEGHLLYLSKWEEIIKAMFN, from the coding sequence GTGTGGAGCAGGGGAAAAGCTGGAGATCGTATCAAAGGCTTACCTATTGCTACCGATAGCGTAGAAAACACATTTGAGGCCGCCGCGGACCAATCGGGCGATCTCATTAAGCTAACGGGCAGTATAGCTCTTGCAGGAATGCTGGCATTTCAACTAGAATTTGTTATCAACAAATTAGTCAAGAGGTGGAAAATGGAGTCTGACATTATTAATTTATCAACCAAGCTTCGTAATAACAGAAAAGTTTCGTATAAAATTTTCGGTAATGAAAATGAGAATACAATCGTCTATTTTCATGGATTCGGTTCTTCAGCTAGCACATTTCCTCCGGACGTTGATATATTCAATAAGTACCATATCCGTTTTATTGCTATGAACCGATCTGGGTACGGTGAATCCGAATTATCAAGAAAATGCTCCCTAGAAGATGTGGCAGATGATACGGATGAATTACTCGCTTCTCTAGGGGTCAAAAATGTAGCGGTGCTTGGATATTCAGCTGGAGGATTATACGGTCAAATATTCGCGGATAAATACCCTAACAAAGTGAGCTCACTTAATTTAGTTAGCAGCGCAATACCTCTTAGCAGAAAGACTTCGAAATATCTTCCAAATAATTGGAATATCATAAGAATTTTGAATAGCCATATGCCGGTTTTGTCTAAAATGTTTTTTCAAAGGTTCAGTAAAAAGTTAAATGGAAATTTGCAAGCCACACTACAAGAATCTATTGATCAAATGGTTGATGCTGATAGAAAAATTGCACTTGATCCGATTATGGGGGAGATTATTACTAAAGGTGCGCTGGAGGCCTACCACAATCAAGGAATCGCTGTATACTATGATGCAGTTGCGTTATGCGGAATTTATCCTGAATTTGCACCGTACAGTACCAAGGTGAATATTTGGCAAGGCGGAAAGGATAAGGTATGGACGCCTGCGACTTCGCAGTACCTGCGAAGCAAATACGTTAACTGTACGTATACCACATTTAATGAAGAAGGACACTTACTTTATCTATCTAAATGGGAAGAGATCATTAAAGCAATGTTCAACTAA
- a CDS encoding M48 family metallopeptidase — MEIEFENQLLHVHVHYGHGRKITLHIDAIGLVTVKAPIGTSEEVIQSAVRQHGRWIMESKQAVAEAHQAPQAKEYQEEGKFLHLGREYLLQELISTADLNEEQLKQELKKFYFASCRKVVGQRIIPYQQQLRVKPRSIEIVESRTKWGSCSSDKKLTFNYRLAMAPLEVIDYVIVHELCHLLHMNHDRSFWRRLGSVMPDYKAKEAFLARNGQAMTL; from the coding sequence ATGGAAATAGAATTTGAGAATCAGCTGCTTCACGTCCATGTCCATTATGGACACGGCAGGAAAATTACGCTTCATATAGACGCCATAGGTCTGGTCACAGTCAAAGCGCCGATTGGCACCAGTGAAGAGGTGATTCAGAGTGCAGTCCGGCAGCATGGCCGCTGGATTATGGAGAGCAAGCAGGCGGTTGCCGAGGCACACCAAGCGCCGCAGGCGAAGGAATATCAGGAGGAAGGCAAATTTCTGCACCTGGGCCGGGAATATCTGCTGCAGGAGCTGATTTCAACCGCAGACTTGAATGAGGAACAGCTGAAGCAGGAGTTGAAGAAGTTTTATTTTGCCAGCTGCCGGAAGGTTGTAGGACAACGGATAATCCCCTACCAGCAGCAACTGAGAGTGAAGCCCAGAAGCATCGAAATCGTAGAATCCCGCACCAAATGGGGCAGCTGCAGCTCGGACAAGAAGCTTACCTTCAATTACCGGCTAGCCATGGCACCGCTGGAAGTGATTGATTATGTGATCGTTCATGAGCTGTGCCATCTGTTGCATATGAACCATGACCGCTCTTTCTGGAGGAGGTTGGGCAGCGTGATGCCGGATTACAAAGCCAAGGAGGCGTTTCTGGCCAGAAATGGACAGGCGATGACGTTATGA
- a CDS encoding ABC transporter ATP-binding protein: protein MEDTPEMLLEVKNIKKYFPIHKGLLNRTVGQVKAVDDVTLSIRKGETFGLVGESGCGKSTFGRVLLRLQSATGGEVLFKGQDIHSLGTKELRKLREEMQIIFQDPFGSLNPRFLVKDIIGEPLRIHRKMSPREVEARVVELMELVGLDASRRNRYPHEFSGGQRQRIGIARAIALNPQFIVADEAVSALDVSVQSQVINLLMKLQKELGLTFLFIAHGLNIVRHISDRVGVMYLGKLVEVAETEELFALPLHPYTAALLSAIPKPTPRRKQDRIVLQGDVPSPANPPSGCRFHTRCPIAQDRCRQQEPLLEEALPGRSVACHFPLLPPQQ from the coding sequence ATGGAAGATACACCGGAAATGCTGTTGGAAGTTAAGAATATTAAGAAATATTTCCCGATTCACAAGGGATTGCTTAACCGCACTGTCGGCCAGGTCAAAGCGGTGGATGATGTTACCTTGTCGATCCGCAAAGGCGAAACCTTCGGCCTAGTTGGCGAATCCGGCTGCGGCAAATCGACCTTCGGCCGGGTTCTGCTCCGGCTGCAAAGTGCAACCGGCGGAGAAGTGCTGTTCAAGGGCCAGGATATTCATTCCCTGGGCACCAAGGAGCTGCGCAAGCTGCGTGAAGAGATGCAGATTATATTCCAGGACCCGTTCGGCTCGCTGAACCCGCGGTTTCTGGTCAAGGATATCATCGGAGAACCGCTGCGTATTCACCGCAAGATGTCACCCCGGGAGGTTGAAGCCCGAGTTGTCGAGCTGATGGAGCTGGTCGGCCTGGACGCCAGCCGGAGAAACCGCTACCCGCATGAATTCTCGGGCGGGCAGCGCCAGCGCATCGGGATTGCCCGTGCGATTGCGCTCAATCCGCAGTTTATCGTTGCCGATGAAGCGGTATCCGCACTTGATGTGTCTGTCCAGTCCCAGGTAATCAACCTGCTGATGAAGCTGCAGAAGGAGCTGGGACTGACCTTTCTGTTCATTGCCCACGGCCTCAATATCGTCCGCCATATCTCGGACCGCGTAGGGGTGATGTATCTCGGCAAGCTGGTGGAGGTAGCGGAGACCGAGGAATTATTCGCCCTTCCGCTGCATCCCTATACAGCAGCCTTGCTGTCGGCGATTCCGAAGCCGACGCCAAGACGCAAGCAGGACCGGATCGTGCTCCAAGGGGATGTCCCTTCTCCAGCCAATCCGCCGTCCGGCTGCCGGTTTCACACCCGCTGCCCGATTGCCCAAGACCGCTGCCGCCAGCAGGAGCCTTTGCTGGAGGAAGCCTTGCCTGGCCGCAGCGTAGCCTGCCATTTCCCTCTGCTGCCTCCGCAGCAATAA
- a CDS encoding serine hydrolase domain-containing protein encodes MDSPSNEAKITYELTMKAANEKADLLTKAYDTNSVQYALIDHGNIVISGQSGKNDEQGQRPLTKDMMYGIGSTSKMFTTVAVMQLVDQGKIDLDTPIVQYIPEFTMKDERYKQITPRMLLNHSSGLKGSSFTNAGLFEDNDTYAHDTLLKQLAGQTLKAAPGAYSVYCNDGFTLAQILIERVSGMDFTPYIHRYITEPLGMVNTKTPLDSPDEAKMAGLYYPTYAGQLPGETINVIGAGGIYSTAEDLARFSQVFTGEAEEVLSGKSAAAMAQDEYKTPLWPDDADNSFEYGLGWDSVNLYPFSEYGMKALTKGGDTSFYHASLVVLPEQDMAAAVVTSGGNGTYDQLLANEILLQALKEKGTITEFKPEKSYGAPVKSDIPESMLQYSGIYGATGTTMNIKISEDGVMSITSELSPDNPVQTFEYSADGMFHSSDGNSLISFVTEENGRIYLWLRQYTLVPGLGQIAMSVYNAEKLQPQDIPAETKEAWMQRDGKKYYLLTEKYTSISYLKKVTTNLNVSKQLPGYVLDKRITGPNSAVSELQIPGLNGRDLSDLMFFTHDGVEYLSMGGIILVNEDAVKPMYVAKKSTVTIQPDGYAKWYTISDKDGGKTIKVSMSPNASFAVYDAKETCIYFSVIGGKDQVELPAGGSIVFAGDAGTKFEISAQ; translated from the coding sequence ATGGACTCACCTTCGAACGAGGCTAAGATAACCTACGAATTAACCATGAAAGCTGCAAATGAGAAAGCCGATCTCCTCACGAAAGCTTACGATACGAACAGCGTGCAATACGCCCTTATCGATCATGGCAACATCGTCATATCCGGCCAATCCGGCAAGAATGATGAGCAGGGACAGAGGCCGCTCACGAAAGACATGATGTATGGGATCGGTTCGACGAGTAAAATGTTTACCACGGTTGCCGTTATGCAGTTGGTCGATCAAGGGAAAATCGATCTGGATACGCCGATCGTCCAGTATATCCCCGAGTTTACGATGAAGGATGAACGCTACAAACAGATTACTCCGCGCATGCTGCTCAATCATTCTTCCGGGCTGAAGGGATCCTCGTTTACGAACGCCGGTTTATTCGAAGATAACGACACCTATGCCCACGACACACTGCTGAAGCAACTGGCCGGTCAGACCTTAAAGGCGGCCCCGGGCGCTTATTCGGTTTATTGCAATGACGGATTTACGCTGGCCCAGATTCTGATCGAGCGGGTCAGCGGCATGGACTTTACCCCTTATATCCATCGATATATTACGGAACCTCTGGGTATGGTCAATACGAAGACGCCGCTCGATTCTCCGGACGAAGCGAAGATGGCGGGACTCTATTATCCTACATATGCAGGACAACTTCCGGGCGAGACGATCAACGTGATCGGAGCTGGGGGCATTTATTCCACGGCGGAAGATTTGGCTCGATTCTCGCAAGTTTTCACGGGGGAAGCGGAAGAAGTCTTGTCCGGTAAATCGGCTGCGGCCATGGCGCAAGACGAGTACAAGACGCCTTTGTGGCCTGACGATGCGGACAACTCATTCGAATACGGTCTCGGCTGGGACAGCGTCAATCTGTATCCCTTCAGCGAATACGGGATGAAGGCGCTGACCAAAGGCGGGGACACGTCTTTCTATCACGCGTCGCTCGTTGTGCTTCCCGAACAGGACATGGCGGCAGCTGTTGTCACTTCCGGCGGGAACGGCACGTATGATCAGCTTCTGGCGAATGAAATCCTGCTTCAGGCGCTGAAAGAGAAAGGGACAATTACTGAATTCAAGCCTGAAAAGTCATACGGCGCGCCGGTAAAATCTGATATACCGGAGTCCATGCTGCAGTATTCGGGAATCTATGGCGCAACCGGTACAACGATGAACATCAAAATATCCGAAGACGGCGTAATGTCCATCACTTCGGAGCTGTCGCCTGATAATCCGGTCCAAACCTTCGAATATTCGGCGGACGGCATGTTCCATAGTTCGGATGGAAATTCGCTGATCAGCTTCGTGACGGAGGAGAACGGCCGTATCTACTTATGGCTTCGTCAATACACTTTAGTGCCGGGTCTTGGGCAGATTGCTATGTCTGTATATAATGCCGAGAAGCTCCAGCCCCAAGATATTCCGGCTGAGACCAAGGAAGCATGGATGCAGCGCGACGGGAAGAAGTATTATCTGCTGACTGAGAAGTATACGTCGATTTCTTATTTGAAAAAGGTAACCACCAACTTGAATGTGTCGAAACAATTGCCGGGGTATGTGTTGGATAAGCGAATAACCGGCCCGAATTCAGCCGTCTCCGAATTGCAAATTCCGGGATTGAACGGGCGGGATCTCTCAGATCTTATGTTCTTTACACATGACGGCGTTGAGTACCTGAGTATGGGTGGAATCATCTTAGTGAACGAGGACGCCGTGAAGCCTATGTACGTCGCTAAGAAGTCAACCGTTACGATTCAGCCCGACGGCTACGCCAAGTGGTATACGATAAGCGACAAAGACGGGGGCAAGACTATTAAGGTGAGCATGTCCCCGAACGCTTCCTTCGCTGTTTATGATGCCAAGGAAACATGCATCTACTTCAGTGTCATCGGAGGCAAGGATCAGGTCGAACTGCCCGCAGGAGGATCCATAGTTTTCGCCGGAGATGCCGGCACGAAGTTCGAGATTTCCGCTCAGTAA